A window from Drosophila nasuta strain 15112-1781.00 chromosome 3, ASM2355853v1, whole genome shotgun sequence encodes these proteins:
- the LOC132793693 gene encoding endophilin-B1 isoform X3, which produces MNINLPNFNVKNLVKEAGSTISRVVQLTEEKLGTTERTEYDLHFQNLAERADVTKTWTEKIVRDTESVLIPNPQNRVEDFIFEKIEKSKPKRLSNLEHLALDMIEAGGDFGQDMPYGQALIKVGQAEQKLGQCEHDFIATSGICFTQPLRKFLDGEMKTISKERGILETKRLDLDACKNRVKKARSMLGQQSKDGISPEAVLEQAERDLRVAQAEFDRQSEITKLLLDGISTSQASHLRHLHAFIQTQVRYYKQCGDVMDQLQRDLAKMQPAKPRLRINSEDVDGPPSIVSAHSFDSDCDSNCTALALALDATSNDIEAGYTSIHIGQNKALTHLLEDFEIEFDTSAITTVIFVTECSPVNEDYMYGKQGLMKGLVPRAFVEMLDEEQEVPL; this is translated from the exons atgaatattaatttaccCAATTTCAATGTTAAAAATCTCGTTAAGGAGGCGGGCAGTACAATATCTCGTGTTGTGCAG CTGACAGAGGAGAAACTTGGCACCACCGAGCGTACCGAATACGATTTACACTTCCAGAATCTAGCGGAACGTGCCGATGTGACCAAAACATGGACAGAGAAAATCGTGCGAGATACCGAATCGGTGCTAATTCCAAATCCACAGAATCGTGTCGAAGACTTCATATTTGAAAAGATTGAAAAATCGAAGCCAAAACGTCTCAGCAACCTGGAGCATCTGGCCCTGGACATGATCGAAGCAGGCGGAGATTTCGGGCAGGATATGCCCTATGGTCAAGCCCTCATTAAAGTTGGTCAAGCAGAACAAAAGCTGGGACAGTGTGAGCATGATTTCATTGCCACTTCGGGCATTTGTTTTACGCAACCGTTGCGCAAATTCCTCGATGGAGAAATGAAAACCATAAGCAAAGAGCGTGGCATTCTGGAGACGAAGCG TTTGGATCTGGATGCGTGTAAGAACCGTGTGAAGAAGGCACGCAGCATGCTTGGACAGCAGTCG AAAGATGGCATCTCGCCAGAAGCTGTCTTGGAACAG GCGGAACGGGATCTTCGTGTGGCCCAAGCCGAGTTTGATCGCCAATCGGAGATAACCAAGTTGCTGCTGGACGGCATTAGTACATCGCAGGCCTCCCATCTGCGTCATTTGCATGCATTCATACAGACTCAGGTGCGCTACTATAAACAATGCGGCGATGTCATGGATCAACTGCAACGCGATTTGGCCAA AATGCAGCCCGCCAAGCCACGCCTGCGCATAAATAGCGAAGATGTCGATGGGCCTCCCAGCATAGTGTCGGCTCATTCATTTGACTCTGATTGCGATAGCAATTGCACTGCACTAGCCCTTGCTCTAGATGCAACGAGTAATGATATTGAGGCTGGTTATACTAGCATTCATATTGGTCAGAACAAGGCGCTGACGCATCTGTTGGAAGACTTTGAGATCGAATTCGATACGAGCGCCATAACAACA GTCATCTTTGTCACCGAATGCTCACCGGTCAACGAGGATTACATGTATGGTAAGCAGGGTCTGATGAAGGGCTTGGTGCCCCGCGCATTTGTGGAAATGCTCGACGAGGAGCAAGAGGTTCCACTCTAA
- the LOC132793693 gene encoding endophilin-B1 isoform X4: MNINLPNFNVKNLVKEAGSTISRVVQLTEEKLGTTERTEYDLHFQNLAERADVTKTWTEKIVRDTESVLIPNPQNRVEDFIFEKIEKSKPKRLSNLEHLALDMIEAGGDFGQDMPYGQALIKVGQAEQKLGQCEHDFIATSGICFTQPLRKFLDGEMKTISKERGILETKRLDLDACKNRVKKARSMLGQQSAERDLRVAQAEFDRQSEITKLLLDGISTSQASHLRHLHAFIQTQVRYYKQCGDVMDQLQRDLAKMQPAKPRLRINSEDVDGPPSIVSAHSFDSDCDSNCTALALALDATSNDIEAGYTSIHIGQNKALTHLLEDFEIEFDTSAITTVIFVTECSPVNEDYMYGKQGLMKGLVPRAFVEMLDEEQEVPL; this comes from the exons atgaatattaatttaccCAATTTCAATGTTAAAAATCTCGTTAAGGAGGCGGGCAGTACAATATCTCGTGTTGTGCAG CTGACAGAGGAGAAACTTGGCACCACCGAGCGTACCGAATACGATTTACACTTCCAGAATCTAGCGGAACGTGCCGATGTGACCAAAACATGGACAGAGAAAATCGTGCGAGATACCGAATCGGTGCTAATTCCAAATCCACAGAATCGTGTCGAAGACTTCATATTTGAAAAGATTGAAAAATCGAAGCCAAAACGTCTCAGCAACCTGGAGCATCTGGCCCTGGACATGATCGAAGCAGGCGGAGATTTCGGGCAGGATATGCCCTATGGTCAAGCCCTCATTAAAGTTGGTCAAGCAGAACAAAAGCTGGGACAGTGTGAGCATGATTTCATTGCCACTTCGGGCATTTGTTTTACGCAACCGTTGCGCAAATTCCTCGATGGAGAAATGAAAACCATAAGCAAAGAGCGTGGCATTCTGGAGACGAAGCG TTTGGATCTGGATGCGTGTAAGAACCGTGTGAAGAAGGCACGCAGCATGCTTGGACAGCAGTCG GCGGAACGGGATCTTCGTGTGGCCCAAGCCGAGTTTGATCGCCAATCGGAGATAACCAAGTTGCTGCTGGACGGCATTAGTACATCGCAGGCCTCCCATCTGCGTCATTTGCATGCATTCATACAGACTCAGGTGCGCTACTATAAACAATGCGGCGATGTCATGGATCAACTGCAACGCGATTTGGCCAA AATGCAGCCCGCCAAGCCACGCCTGCGCATAAATAGCGAAGATGTCGATGGGCCTCCCAGCATAGTGTCGGCTCATTCATTTGACTCTGATTGCGATAGCAATTGCACTGCACTAGCCCTTGCTCTAGATGCAACGAGTAATGATATTGAGGCTGGTTATACTAGCATTCATATTGGTCAGAACAAGGCGCTGACGCATCTGTTGGAAGACTTTGAGATCGAATTCGATACGAGCGCCATAACAACA GTCATCTTTGTCACCGAATGCTCACCGGTCAACGAGGATTACATGTATGGTAAGCAGGGTCTGATGAAGGGCTTGGTGCCCCGCGCATTTGTGGAAATGCTCGACGAGGAGCAAGAGGTTCCACTCTAA
- the LOC132793693 gene encoding endophilin-B1 isoform X1, whose protein sequence is MNINLPNFNVKNLVKEAGSTISRVVQLTEEKLGTTERTEYDLHFQNLAERADVTKTWTEKIVRDTESVLIPNPQNRVEDFIFEKIEKSKPKRLSNLEHLALDMIEAGGDFGQDMPYGQALIKVGQAEQKLGQCEHDFIATSGICFTQPLRKFLDGEMKTISKERGILETKRLDLDACKNRVKKARSMLGQQSKDGISPEAVLEQAERDLRVAQAEFDRQSEITKLLLDGISTSQASHLRHLHAFIQTQVRYYKQCGDVMDQLQRDLANLGGPTPYAPLDLNDASKSNSAGGASAGHRGAGNNNTSSGHGQKPNQSIPMHVNVDQMQRARVLCSYDAKDHTELNLSANEVIFVTECSPVNEDYMYGKQGLMKGLVPRAFVEMLDEEQEVPL, encoded by the exons atgaatattaatttaccCAATTTCAATGTTAAAAATCTCGTTAAGGAGGCGGGCAGTACAATATCTCGTGTTGTGCAG CTGACAGAGGAGAAACTTGGCACCACCGAGCGTACCGAATACGATTTACACTTCCAGAATCTAGCGGAACGTGCCGATGTGACCAAAACATGGACAGAGAAAATCGTGCGAGATACCGAATCGGTGCTAATTCCAAATCCACAGAATCGTGTCGAAGACTTCATATTTGAAAAGATTGAAAAATCGAAGCCAAAACGTCTCAGCAACCTGGAGCATCTGGCCCTGGACATGATCGAAGCAGGCGGAGATTTCGGGCAGGATATGCCCTATGGTCAAGCCCTCATTAAAGTTGGTCAAGCAGAACAAAAGCTGGGACAGTGTGAGCATGATTTCATTGCCACTTCGGGCATTTGTTTTACGCAACCGTTGCGCAAATTCCTCGATGGAGAAATGAAAACCATAAGCAAAGAGCGTGGCATTCTGGAGACGAAGCG TTTGGATCTGGATGCGTGTAAGAACCGTGTGAAGAAGGCACGCAGCATGCTTGGACAGCAGTCG AAAGATGGCATCTCGCCAGAAGCTGTCTTGGAACAG GCGGAACGGGATCTTCGTGTGGCCCAAGCCGAGTTTGATCGCCAATCGGAGATAACCAAGTTGCTGCTGGACGGCATTAGTACATCGCAGGCCTCCCATCTGCGTCATTTGCATGCATTCATACAGACTCAGGTGCGCTACTATAAACAATGCGGCGATGTCATGGATCAACTGCAACGCGATTTGGCCAA CTTGGGAGGCCCAACACCATACGCACCGCTCGATCTAAACGATGCATCCAAGTCCAACTCCGCTGGCGGTGCCTCCGCTGGACACCGTGGCGCTggtaacaacaacaccagctcTGGTCATGGTCAGAAACCAAATCAATCCATCCCAATGCACGTTAACGTCGATCAAATGCAGCGTGCTCGAGTGTTGTGCTCCTATGATGCTAAGGATCACACAGAATTGAATTTAAGTGCGAATGAG GTCATCTTTGTCACCGAATGCTCACCGGTCAACGAGGATTACATGTATGGTAAGCAGGGTCTGATGAAGGGCTTGGTGCCCCGCGCATTTGTGGAAATGCTCGACGAGGAGCAAGAGGTTCCACTCTAA
- the LOC132793693 gene encoding endophilin-B1 isoform X2: MNINLPNFNVKNLVKEAGSTISRVVQLTEEKLGTTERTEYDLHFQNLAERADVTKTWTEKIVRDTESVLIPNPQNRVEDFIFEKIEKSKPKRLSNLEHLALDMIEAGGDFGQDMPYGQALIKVGQAEQKLGQCEHDFIATSGICFTQPLRKFLDGEMKTISKERGILETKRLDLDACKNRVKKARSMLGQQSAERDLRVAQAEFDRQSEITKLLLDGISTSQASHLRHLHAFIQTQVRYYKQCGDVMDQLQRDLANLGGPTPYAPLDLNDASKSNSAGGASAGHRGAGNNNTSSGHGQKPNQSIPMHVNVDQMQRARVLCSYDAKDHTELNLSANEVIFVTECSPVNEDYMYGKQGLMKGLVPRAFVEMLDEEQEVPL, translated from the exons atgaatattaatttaccCAATTTCAATGTTAAAAATCTCGTTAAGGAGGCGGGCAGTACAATATCTCGTGTTGTGCAG CTGACAGAGGAGAAACTTGGCACCACCGAGCGTACCGAATACGATTTACACTTCCAGAATCTAGCGGAACGTGCCGATGTGACCAAAACATGGACAGAGAAAATCGTGCGAGATACCGAATCGGTGCTAATTCCAAATCCACAGAATCGTGTCGAAGACTTCATATTTGAAAAGATTGAAAAATCGAAGCCAAAACGTCTCAGCAACCTGGAGCATCTGGCCCTGGACATGATCGAAGCAGGCGGAGATTTCGGGCAGGATATGCCCTATGGTCAAGCCCTCATTAAAGTTGGTCAAGCAGAACAAAAGCTGGGACAGTGTGAGCATGATTTCATTGCCACTTCGGGCATTTGTTTTACGCAACCGTTGCGCAAATTCCTCGATGGAGAAATGAAAACCATAAGCAAAGAGCGTGGCATTCTGGAGACGAAGCG TTTGGATCTGGATGCGTGTAAGAACCGTGTGAAGAAGGCACGCAGCATGCTTGGACAGCAGTCG GCGGAACGGGATCTTCGTGTGGCCCAAGCCGAGTTTGATCGCCAATCGGAGATAACCAAGTTGCTGCTGGACGGCATTAGTACATCGCAGGCCTCCCATCTGCGTCATTTGCATGCATTCATACAGACTCAGGTGCGCTACTATAAACAATGCGGCGATGTCATGGATCAACTGCAACGCGATTTGGCCAA CTTGGGAGGCCCAACACCATACGCACCGCTCGATCTAAACGATGCATCCAAGTCCAACTCCGCTGGCGGTGCCTCCGCTGGACACCGTGGCGCTggtaacaacaacaccagctcTGGTCATGGTCAGAAACCAAATCAATCCATCCCAATGCACGTTAACGTCGATCAAATGCAGCGTGCTCGAGTGTTGTGCTCCTATGATGCTAAGGATCACACAGAATTGAATTTAAGTGCGAATGAG GTCATCTTTGTCACCGAATGCTCACCGGTCAACGAGGATTACATGTATGGTAAGCAGGGTCTGATGAAGGGCTTGGTGCCCCGCGCATTTGTGGAAATGCTCGACGAGGAGCAAGAGGTTCCACTCTAA
- the LOC132793688 gene encoding LOW QUALITY PROTEIN: mediator of RNA polymerase II transcription subunit 16 (The sequence of the model RefSeq protein was modified relative to this genomic sequence to represent the inferred CDS: deleted 2 bases in 2 codons), producing MTVLYRVESRREFGTNKDSNVFPHKVVLCAVSSRNIIAFSVLQSLSSHVYVCDIVTPWQHYKVCSSKSLINVLEWSANGEQLLLGYIGGRIEIWEPKEHTLNLWQLQYHANIPSEDIVQAKFFHNGKGVVFNTRKKDHTYYAEKFERLEQRPTLTGFGGVATEGCILLTSSGLLAAFALPQLQRTNPSNNSGAEPVDNSGQGDQIELTPATHSIGISRSYIEHCSIVASATGALNVAYSIGWQQPQQLVYCFKVSLQLEGEKITIKSESLASIFLNATPVSQPSRRITQLLWKRVANDDVIFVVFGSPEGGSLLEQWTLTRRHQNVHALLQQSTTAAGNNKSVDFLPSESWEQVAKLQLNSQIAHLSSTRLVAVDCEQLYAIMQDNSVDVLEPGTLKKVNHTQFERDGDTRFICADLTPTSQMLIIFDSQAQLHAMQTPMLKQTTGTMQLLQLLLEYCIVTGVDASDVLMLNLGNLEALVEKLTDNFTRQPSYVRQFYYANFLALKSNLCRAQQQEFDNLIILHAISSTFKSLLRPSDLGCQDKGPADNLAMKLAESVPDVDLVLQNLNAKDFTVEPMMLQSLQQLIQWVTDLALNMLNRLPDEVMKSKLSGKRPSYDISRDIVAIGSLRELLVMIRIWGLLNPQCLPVYTKTMENIDVLLILFRLLTRLAQNTAEPDELLLDECSLLSKQLLIPQLTKYNPTTLLSTQGYTAVKSGQLVFTSQVEPVGLQDIEMEQVVFSNCVKDGVSNLQIGASPPYIRRCARCGFVNSANKVAKTSAMKAWCNKWLHCHCGGFWKQIN from the exons atgacaGTATTGTATAGAGTCGAAAGCCGGCGTGAATTCGGAACTAACAAAGACAGCAATGTGTTTCCGCACAAAGTAGTGCTGTGCGCCGTCTCTTCTCGCAACATCATCGCATTTAGCGTCCTTCAGAGTCTCTCGAGTCACGTCTACGTGTGTGACATTGTGACGCCTTGGCAGCATTATAAGGTCTGCTCTTCCAAATCGCTAATCAATGTGCTGGAGTGGAGTGCAAACGGAGAGCAATTGCTGCTTGGCTACATTGGCGGTCGCATTGAGATTTGGGAGCCCAAAGAGCACACATTGAACCTTTGGCAGCTGCAGTATCATGCCAACATTCCCAGCGAAGACATTGTGCAGGCGAAATTTTTCCACAACGGTAAAGGTGTCGTATTCAACACG AGAAAAAAAGATCACACCTACTATGCTGAGAAATTCGAGCGTCTGGAGCAGCGGCCAACATTGACAGGCTTTGGCGGCGTCGCCACCGAGGGATGCATTCTGTTGACCTCATCGGGATTGTTGGCGGCTTTCGCGCTGCCTCAACTGCAGAGAACGAACCCTAGCAATAACAGTGGAGCTGAACCCGTAGACAACAGCGGTCAGGGTGATCAAATTGAACTGACGCCAGCGACGCACAGCATTGGAATCTCCCGCAGCTACATCGAACACTGCAGCATAGTGGCGAGCGCAACTGGAGCTCTCAATGTGGCCTACAGCATTGGttggcagcagccacaacaactgGTTTATTGCTTCAAG gtTTCGCTGCAATTGGAAGGCGAAAAAATTACAATCAAGTCGGAATCGTTGGCAAGCATATTTCTGAACGCAACGCCAGTTTCACAGCCCAGCAGGCGCATCACGCAGCTGCTGTGGAAGCGAGTGGCCAACGACGATGTCATCTTCGTCGTCTTTGGCTCCCCTGAAGGCGGCAGTCTCCTGGAGCAATGGACGCTCACTCGTCGTCATCAGAATGTTCATGCTCTGCTGCAGCAATCGACGACAGCAGCTGGAAACAACAAGTCCGTTGATTTCTTGCCCAGCGAGAGCTGGGAACAAGTGGCCAAACTACAGTTAAATTCACAAATTGCTCATTTGTCCAGCACTCGGCTTGTTGCTGTGGACTGTGAGCAGTTGTATGCTATAATGCAGGACAACAGTGTGGATGTTCTGGAGCCGGGCACATTAAAGAAGGTGAATCATACGCAATTTGAACGCGATGGCGACACTAGATTCATTTGCGCAGATCTGACACCAACCAGTCAAATGCTGATTATATTCGATAGTCAGGCCCAGTTGCATGCCATGCAAACTCCAATGTTGAAGCAAACTACGGGCACTATGCAGCTGCTCCAGTTGCTGCTCGAGTATTGCATTGTAACGGGCGTGGATGCCAGCGATGTCTTGATGCTTAACCTGGGCAATCTGGAAGCATTGGTGGAGAAGTTAACCGATAATTTCACACGTCAACCGTCTTATGTCCGTCAGTTTTATTATGCAAACTTTCTGGCGCTCAAGAGTAATCTGTGCCGCGCCCAGCAGCAAGAGTTTGACAATCTCATCATATTGCACGCCATTTCAAGTACATTTAAGAGCCTTTTGCGGCCATCGGATCTGGGCTGCCAGGATAAAGGACCGGCGGACAATTTGGCCATGAAACTGGCCGAGTCAGTGCCAGATGTCGATCTTGTTTTGCAGAATCTGAACGCTAAGGACTTCACCGTTGAGCCAATGATGCTGCAGAGCCTGCAGCAGCTCATCCAGTGGGTCACCGACTTGGCGCTCAATATGCTGAACCGGCTGCCCGACGAGGTGATGAAAAGTAAATTGTCGGGAAAGCGACCCAGCTACGATATAAGTCGCGACATTGTGGCCATTGGCAGTTTGCGTGAACTGCTGGTCATGATCCGGATTTGGGGACTGCTGAATCCGCAGTGCCTGCCTGTGTATACTAAGACAATGGAGAATATCGATGTATTGCTCATACTTTTTAGACTGTTGACGCGGCTGGCGCAGAACACAGCAGAGCCGGACGAACTGCTACTTGACGAATGCAGTTTGTTGTCAAAACAGTTGCTAATACCACAACTCACCAAATATAACCCGACCACGTTGTTGAGCACGCAAGGATACACCGCGGTAAAGTCAGGACAACTGGTCTTCACATCGCAGGTGGAACCAGTTGGACTACAAGACATTGAAATGGAGCAGGTTGTGTTTTCCAATTGTGTCAAGGATGGCGTCAGTAATCTTCAGATCGGAGCCAGCCCCCCATAC ATTAGACGATGCGCCCGTTGCGGATTTGTGAATAGCGCTAATAAGGTGGCCAAGACGTCGGCTATGAAAGCATGGTGTAACAAGTGGTTGCATTGCCATTGCGGTGGATTTTggaaacaaattaattag
- the LOC132793692 gene encoding uncharacterized protein LOC132793692 yields MSTAAVMELAVAHRKEQANVGTLLARRYADLLHAEKHTDCVFHVCEQQLKGHKLILSAASPVFEAMFYGPLQEPEPEIEIHDISAAIFKVLIEYIYSGSVDYECLQLEECIELYYAAEKYLLDQLITDALLAISRKLRFSNVLPALELSVCMGLDRLLDVCMSFFMRCCVNNDQYLSYLKENYVHVSKECVKSIIAASKEPHKLLLWYVYEWTQQECDDAGLGDAATWQVTPPPEAANSRDLVPATVVERCYYKACRPFTIDAESNVWRLDMKCSRFISVLGLVLNSRLAPNLTCHIGRVPQEYRESLRIDLYADGDDPVWTHIIQNQLTKYNCDLHLSWSREQACVLTPEVQYVLQLRWESSAFGAEYPCSLQSCLVDGIRFIDGDSFSGSLVKGLRYVNLV; encoded by the coding sequence ATGAGCACCGCCGCTGTCATGGAGTTGGCCGTTGCCCATCGTAAGGAACAGGCGAATGTAGGCACATTGTTGGCTCGCCGCTATGCGGATTTGTTGCATGCTGAAAAGCACACCGACTGTGTGTTCCATGTGTGTGAACAACAGTTGAAGGGTCACAAGTTGATCCTAAGCGCAGCCAGCCCCGTGTTTGAGGCGATGTTCTATGGACCACTGCAGGAACCGGAACCGGAGATTGAGATACACGACATCAGTGCGGCGATCTTCAAGGTGCTCATCGAATACATCTACAGCGGCAGCGTGGACTACGAGTGCTTGCAGCTGGAGGAATGCATTGAACTCTACTATGCCGCCGAGAAGTATCTGCTGGATCAACTCATAACCGATGCTTTACTTGCCATATCCCGCAAGCTGCGCTTCTCTAACGTTCTGCCAGCCCTGGAATTAAGTGTGTGCATGGGTCTGGACAGACTGCTGGATGTGTGCATGTCATTTTTTATGCGCTGTTGCGTCAACAATGATCAGTACTTGAGCTATCTGAAGGAAAACTACGTCCACGTGTCCAAGGAATGCGTCAAGTCCATTATTGCCGCAAGCAAAGAGCCGCACAAACTGCTGCTTTGGTACGTTTATGAGTGGACACAACAGGAGTGCGATGATGCCGGTTTGGGAGATGCAGCCACCTGGCAGGTTACGCCTCCCCCCGAAGCCGCCAACAGCCGCGATCTTGTGCCAGCCACAGTCGTGGAACGATGCTACTACAAAGCCTGCCGTCCATTCACAATCGATGCCGAGTCCAATGTGTGGCGTCTGGATATGAAGTGTTCTCGTTTCATTTCCGTGTTGGGTCTGGTGCTTAACAGTCGCCTGGCGCCCAATCTCACCTGCCACATTGGTCGCGTACCGCAAGAATATCGCGAATCGTTGCGCATTGATCTTTACGCCGACGGTGACGATCCTGTGTGGACACACATCATACAGAATCAGTTGACCAAGTACAATTGTGATTTGCATTTGAGTTGGAGCCGAGAACAGGCCTGTGTCCTGACGCCCGAGGTGCAGTACGTGTTGCAGCTGCGTTGGGAGAGCAGCGCCTTTGGGGCAGAGTATCCATGTAGCCTGCAGTCGTGTTTGGTCGATGGCATCCGCTTTATCGATGGCGACTCCTTCAGTGGCAGCCTAGTCAAGGGGCTGCGATATGTGAATCTAGTCTAG
- the LOC132793689 gene encoding F-box only protein 42 produces MATCNRNLNENSPNTTVCSPSKCPSTTINLNVLPDEILEFIFTFLPPYGDLEHCSLVCKRWQSIVKNFVRRSQLNLEKGLADFRLRWEVFSQQTAAAVEANIPSLPTGMPMPIIAGRFAHSTVRHGNSMFVFGGGSSSDTTFNDLWRFDLTHMRWSRPLATGTYPSPKGSASMVAWRDKLVLFGGWRYPSLHPPYQPWCLFDELHYYDLAKDRWLARSSMPCPPPMAGHSATVHANRMIVFGGYQIKDDVNVNSNDTWVLDLEEQRWWQPLFVGNTRPAPRYGQIQVELDKHHLLVVGGCGGANRVYTDAWLLDMTRDAWSWKQLSVRNKNFGAVHMWCNPGCRVNNYLVVVGPSPKIPLDFQIMKQSRVPVVGGSALRFAGLGQAPPPPPPLYQQQPGHRVQVPDRRPGVVLPEQQLQRQHQQRANNVRLGGAAALAPQDQYLANRRAILNQHMQQAQQFMHNNNVNNNNNNYQPRSGRLSDLHAPPGAAAPAAAPSVPAPLDGDADAAQRLQRNLALRCRDNEPLLPKRFDEHYEDPFRMAAFNVPGRSRSASRDHSERIRRMEEKMNAIRNSRRSAPAHVEPQALRAPSPKRLRCNVQSLFVCDISSLLQNDNGCEPGLDWVEYKNFGVLNGAPDRLILSSLIAGNGELILFGGVHKETLTDITHHVSNSIHFLSVPRDII; encoded by the exons ATGGCCACGTGCAATCGTAATCTTAACGAGAACTCTCCCAATACGACAGTATGTAGTCCATCCAAATGTCCCAGCACCACTATAAACCTCAATGTGCTGCCCGACGAGATCCTCGAGTTTATTTTCACCTTTCTGCCGCCATACGGGGATTTGGAGCACTGTAGTCTAGTGTGCAAGCGCTGGCAGTCTATAGTGAAGA ATTTCGTGCGTCGCTCGCAGCTCAATTTGGAGAAAGGACTCGCCGACTTTCGGCTGCGATGGGAGGTCTTCTCCCAGCAAACTGCTGCCGCTGTAGAGGCCAACATTCCGAGCCTGCCAACTGGTATGCCAATGCCCATAATTGCCGGACGTTTTGCTCACTCTACAGTGCGTCATGGAAACTCGATGTTTGTGTTTGGAGGCGGCTCATCTTCGGATACTACATTCAATGATCTGTGGCGTTTTGACTTGACGCATATGCGTTGGTCCCGTCCCCTCGCCACTGGCACATATCCCTCGCCTAAGGGTAGCGCCTCAATGGTAGCATGGCGTGATAAACTGGTGCTGTTTGGTGGCTGGCGTTATCCCTCATTGCATCCGCCGTATCAACCGTGGTGTCTATTTGATGAGCTGCATTACTACGATTTGGCCAAGGATCGTTGGCTGGCACGCAGCTCCATGCCCTGTCCACCGCCCATGGCTGGGCACTCGGCAACTGTGCATGCCAATCGCATGATTGTGTTTGGAGGCTATCAGATCAAAGATGATGTTAATGTCAACTCGAATGATACGTGGGTGTTGGATTTGGAGGAGCAGCGTTGGTGGCAACCACTGTTTGTGGGCAATACGCGACCTGCACCACGCTACGGACAAATTCAAGTGGAGTTGGACAAGCATCATCTGCTTGTTGTTGGCGGCTGTGGTGGGGCAAACCGAGTGTATACGGATGCCTGGCTGCTGGATATGACTCGCGATGCATGGAGCTGGAAGCAGCTAAGTGTTCGCAACAAGAATTTCGGCGCCGTCCACATGTGGTGCAATCCCGGCTGCAGAGTTAACAATTACTTAGTTGTTGTGGGACCCTCACCCAAAATACCGCTTGACTTTCAAATTATGAAGCAGAGTCGCGTGCCCGTTGTCGGTGGTAGCGCTCTGCGCTTCGCTGGCCTTGGCCAAGcgccaccaccgccgccgccactcTACCAGCAGCAGCCGGGTCATCGTGTCCAGGTTCCAGATCGCAGGCCAGGCGTTGTGTTGCCtgaacagcagctgcagcgacAGCATCAGCAACGGGCTAATAATGTGCGCCTGGGCGGCGCCGCTGCCCTAGCGCCACAGGATCAGTATTTGGCAAACAGGCGAGCGATACTCAACCAGCATATGCAGCAGGCACAGCAATTTATGCACAATAACAAtgtcaataacaataacaacaactatcAACCACGTTCGGGAAGACTCAGTGATTTGCATGCGCCACCTGGGGCAGCTGCACCAGCTGCTGCACCATCTGTTCCCGCTCCACTGGATGGAGATGCAGATGCTGCTCAGCGATTGCAACGCAATTTGGCATTGCGGTGTCGTGACAACGAACCACTTTTGCCCAAACGCTTTGACGAGCATTACGAG gATCCGTTCCGCATGGCAGCCTTCAATGTGCCAGGACGCTCACGGAGTGCATCTCGAGATCACAGCGAGCGAATACGCCGCATGGAGGAGAAGATGAATGCCATACGCAACTCGAGACGCAGTGCACCCGCCCATGTGGAGCCGCAAGCGTTGCGCGCTCCATCGCCCAAGCGTCTCAGATGCAATGTGCAATCTCTGTTTGTTTGTGACATCTCTAGTTTGCTGCAGAATGATAATGGCTGCGAGCCAGGCTTGGATTGGGTGGAGTACAAGAATTTTGGCGTGCTAAATGGTGCACCTGATCGCCTCATATTATCCAGCCTAATAGCTGGCAACGGCGAGCTGATTTTATTTGGTGGCGTTCACAAGGAGACGCTTACAGACATCACACACCATGTGTCCAATTCTATCCACTTTCTAAGTGTGCCACGTGATATTATCTAA